One genomic region from Arthrobacter sp. FB24 encodes:
- a CDS encoding Gfo/Idh/MocA family protein, producing MGFETKTIRIAMNGITGRMGYRQHLLRSILPIRDAGGFTLEDGTKVQVEPILVGRNEAKIRELAELHKVSEWSTDLDAVISDPTVDLVFDASMTSLRAATLKKAMSAGKHIFTEKPTAETLAEAIELARIGKEAGVTAGVVHDKLYLPGLVKLRRLVDEGFFGRILSIRGEFGYWVFEGDVQAAQRPSWNYRKEDGGGMTTDMFCHWNYVLEGIIGKVKSVNAKTATHIPARWDETGKEYKATADDASYGIFELETPGGDQVVGQINSSWAVRVYRDELVEFQIDGTHGSAVAGLNKCVAQQRAHTPKPVWNPDLPVTESFRSQWQEVPANADLDNGFKLQWEEFLRDVVAGREHRFGLLSAARGVQLAELGLQSNDERRTIDIPEISL from the coding sequence ATGGGCTTCGAAACAAAGACGATCCGTATCGCCATGAACGGCATTACCGGCCGGATGGGATACCGCCAGCACCTGTTGCGTTCCATCCTCCCCATCCGCGACGCGGGCGGGTTTACCCTCGAGGACGGCACAAAGGTCCAGGTCGAGCCCATCCTGGTTGGCCGCAACGAAGCCAAGATCCGGGAACTCGCAGAACTGCACAAGGTCTCCGAGTGGAGCACCGACCTGGACGCTGTGATCAGCGACCCCACAGTCGACCTGGTTTTTGATGCGTCCATGACGAGCCTCCGCGCCGCCACCCTGAAGAAGGCGATGTCCGCCGGGAAGCACATCTTCACTGAGAAGCCCACGGCGGAAACCCTGGCGGAGGCCATTGAGCTGGCCCGGATCGGCAAGGAAGCCGGGGTCACCGCCGGCGTCGTGCACGACAAGCTCTACCTGCCCGGATTGGTCAAGCTCCGCCGCCTCGTTGACGAAGGCTTCTTCGGCCGTATCCTGTCCATCCGCGGTGAGTTCGGCTACTGGGTCTTCGAAGGCGATGTCCAGGCAGCCCAGCGCCCGTCCTGGAACTACCGCAAGGAAGACGGCGGCGGCATGACCACGGACATGTTCTGCCACTGGAACTACGTCCTCGAAGGCATCATCGGCAAGGTCAAGAGCGTCAACGCCAAGACCGCAACCCACATCCCGGCCCGCTGGGACGAAACCGGCAAGGAATACAAGGCCACGGCCGACGACGCCTCCTACGGCATCTTCGAGCTGGAAACCCCGGGCGGCGACCAGGTCGTCGGCCAGATCAACTCCTCCTGGGCCGTCCGCGTCTACCGCGACGAACTGGTGGAATTCCAGATCGACGGCACCCACGGTTCGGCGGTCGCGGGCCTGAACAAGTGCGTCGCACAACAGCGCGCCCACACCCCCAAGCCCGTCTGGAACCCTGACCTGCCCGTGACGGAGTCCTTCCGCAGCCAGTGGCAGGAAGTCCCGGCCAACGCTGACCTGGACAACGGCTTCAAGCTGCAGTGGGAAGAATTCCTCCGCGACGTCGTCGCCGGCCGCGAACACCGCTTCGGCCTGCTCTCCGCGGCCCGCGGCGTCCAGCTCGCCGAGCTTGGCCTGCAGTCCAACGACGAGCGCCGGACCATCGACATCCCGGAGATCTCGCTCTAA
- a CDS encoding LacI family DNA-binding transcriptional regulator: MAASTLTEVARLAGVSPATASRVLNGSARKPGPGVSERVRQAAETLGYIPNAQAQALAKSSSGLVGLIVHDIADPYFSAIARGVQEVAREQHKMVLLATTGGTPADEKEAVAAFAARRADAIVIAGSRSSRPEDQQGNADLAAELDRYCRNGGHVGVVGQAIVGAAELDGYHLVEVPNEQLAAEFAGKLAASHSGGFVIIGGPEGLITSDDRIRGFQAGLASAGRSEAEVLRASFNRAGGYEAGLVLAERIRNARNSASANEGGRPDLCIFAANDVMAIGAAAGLRSQGFRIPRDALIAGFDDIETLRDFRPALSTVRLPLEEIGRLATLSTVGSKAAAVADGKHDDGTAVTGQVTLRRSTEWTP; encoded by the coding sequence GTGGCTGCAAGTACCCTCACCGAGGTGGCACGATTGGCCGGGGTCTCGCCGGCTACTGCGTCACGCGTCCTCAATGGCTCCGCCCGCAAACCCGGCCCGGGAGTGTCCGAACGGGTCCGGCAGGCAGCCGAAACCCTTGGCTACATCCCCAACGCCCAGGCCCAGGCACTGGCGAAATCCAGTTCGGGCCTGGTGGGCCTGATTGTGCACGACATCGCCGATCCGTATTTCTCCGCGATCGCCCGCGGGGTCCAGGAAGTGGCCCGCGAACAGCACAAGATGGTGCTGCTGGCCACAACGGGCGGAACTCCGGCCGATGAGAAGGAAGCCGTCGCCGCCTTTGCTGCCAGGCGGGCCGACGCCATCGTTATTGCCGGTTCACGGTCCAGCCGTCCTGAAGACCAGCAAGGCAACGCCGATCTTGCCGCCGAACTGGACCGCTACTGCCGCAATGGCGGGCACGTGGGCGTCGTAGGGCAGGCAATCGTCGGAGCCGCTGAACTGGACGGCTACCACCTTGTGGAGGTGCCGAACGAACAGCTTGCTGCGGAATTTGCCGGAAAGCTGGCAGCCAGCCATTCAGGCGGCTTCGTGATCATCGGCGGCCCCGAGGGCCTGATCACGTCCGACGACCGGATCCGCGGTTTCCAGGCAGGCCTCGCCTCGGCCGGACGCTCCGAAGCCGAAGTCCTCCGCGCCTCCTTCAACCGTGCCGGCGGCTACGAAGCCGGGCTCGTGCTGGCCGAACGGATCCGGAATGCCCGGAACTCCGCCTCGGCGAACGAGGGCGGGAGGCCTGACCTGTGCATCTTTGCGGCGAACGACGTCATGGCAATCGGCGCCGCTGCGGGGCTTCGCTCCCAGGGATTCCGAATTCCCCGCGACGCCCTGATCGCAGGGTTTGACGACATCGAAACGCTGCGGGACTTCCGCCCGGCGCTTTCAACGGTGCGCCTTCCGCTGGAGGAAATTGGCCGCCTGGCAACGTTGAGCACCGTGGGCTCCAAAGCTGCCGCCGTAGCGGACGGAAAACACGACGACGGCACGGCCGTCACCGGTCAGGTGACGCTCCGGCGGAGCACAGAGTGGACACCCTGA
- a CDS encoding alpha/beta hydrolase, translating into MDTLTGGSRMPASLTVVPARHGPSASGDGTSPARAHPDNGQSRQFPAILVLPGGGYARHADHEAEPVAEWLASLGIHAFVLRYRVAPHRHPAPLADAKAAVAWIRRGGHGLGVDVARVGVLGFSAGGHLAATLAGGVSTGDETLDGPESRPDLAILCYPVVSFESAVHQGSIDNLLGAAPAGDLLAELSAELTVTSNAPPAFIWHTFDDAAVDVEHSLRYALALRKAAVPAELHVFPQGRHGLGLASGVAGVERWTELCAAWLAGHGWRP; encoded by the coding sequence GTGGACACCCTGACGGGCGGTTCCCGGATGCCGGCCAGCCTCACCGTGGTCCCGGCCCGCCACGGTCCTTCCGCATCCGGAGACGGCACGTCACCGGCCCGCGCACACCCGGACAACGGGCAATCCCGTCAGTTCCCGGCAATCCTGGTCCTTCCCGGCGGAGGCTACGCGCGCCACGCCGACCACGAGGCGGAGCCGGTGGCCGAATGGCTGGCGTCGCTGGGCATCCACGCCTTCGTATTGCGCTACCGGGTGGCTCCGCACCGCCACCCGGCGCCGCTGGCGGACGCGAAGGCGGCCGTGGCCTGGATCCGGCGCGGCGGCCACGGACTCGGAGTGGACGTCGCACGCGTGGGTGTCCTGGGATTCTCCGCCGGGGGGCACCTGGCTGCCACCCTCGCCGGAGGAGTTTCCACCGGCGACGAGACACTTGACGGGCCGGAGTCCCGGCCGGACCTCGCCATCCTGTGCTACCCCGTGGTGTCCTTCGAATCGGCCGTCCACCAGGGCAGCATCGACAACCTGCTCGGCGCTGCGCCGGCCGGTGACCTCCTGGCAGAGTTGTCCGCCGAGCTCACCGTTACAAGCAATGCTCCCCCGGCCTTCATCTGGCACACGTTTGACGACGCAGCAGTCGATGTGGAACACAGCCTGCGCTACGCCTTGGCCCTGCGCAAGGCTGCCGTGCCCGCGGAGCTGCACGTCTTTCCGCAGGGCCGGCACGGGTTGGGCCTCGCTTCCGGGGTGGCCGGCGTGGAACGCTGGACCGAGCTGTGCGCCGCCTGGCTTGCCGGACACGGCTGGCGGCCGTGA
- a CDS encoding GNAT family N-acetyltransferase, whose translation MTGADWNDSTPPERKNHLRARFEAGTPAPGVLAFRDGAPVGWCAVEPRDCYPRILRSQVLKAAGPAAHGGPGGKPEGPVWSVSCFVVAPGHRRSGVAAALLRAAVGHAVGHGARIVEGYPVDPTLRPKAGPADLYQGTLKLFLDAGFEVVSNAVPGRAVVRFAAPDRS comes from the coding sequence ATGACGGGGGCCGACTGGAATGATTCGACCCCTCCGGAGCGGAAGAATCACCTGCGGGCCAGGTTCGAGGCCGGCACTCCGGCACCGGGCGTCCTCGCTTTCCGTGACGGAGCGCCGGTGGGCTGGTGTGCCGTGGAGCCGCGCGACTGCTACCCGCGGATCCTCCGGTCCCAGGTGTTGAAGGCCGCGGGTCCGGCGGCGCACGGCGGACCCGGCGGGAAGCCGGAAGGCCCTGTCTGGTCGGTGAGCTGTTTCGTCGTCGCACCGGGCCACCGCCGCAGCGGCGTGGCGGCAGCGCTGCTTCGTGCCGCCGTCGGCCATGCCGTGGGGCATGGCGCCCGCATTGTGGAGGGCTACCCCGTGGATCCAACATTGCGGCCGAAAGCCGGCCCGGCTGACCTTTACCAGGGAACGCTGAAGCTGTTCCTGGACGCCGGCTTCGAGGTGGTCAGCAATGCAGTGCCCGGCCGGGCGGTGGTCCGGTTCGCCGCCCCGGACAGAAGCTAA
- a CDS encoding ROK family transcriptional regulator, producing MSREDNANGRAGGSFKEPGPAPGRVEDVRRGNLVRVLAAIAQARTDPQRYPTRAELASLTGLTKASVSSLVAELADSGLVMESGATRDGERGRPGVGLQLSTRRGVVGMEINVDYISAGLLDLGGALRASRTLECGNRGQSPESVMALLSGLVNGVVAEAAAAGIEILGGGLAVPGLVDTASGTVSSAPNLQWHSVALELGGLLPGAPLGTVLYNEANCAALAELWYGHGLDFRDYLFVSGEVGVGGGLVIGSRLFAGPHGQAGEVGHVVVDPSGPDCSCGGRGCLETFAGQEAIFAEAGIPAGTASVRLGQLVEQLDAGNAAATSAVARAGRYLGIAAASTARLMNLSAVVLGGHFTRMGPWLAPAVIESLANHAPGVVSPARVAVSELGQSAALLGAAGSALRSVLAAPSALTPAG from the coding sequence ATGTCACGGGAAGATAATGCCAACGGCCGTGCAGGCGGTTCCTTCAAAGAACCGGGTCCGGCACCCGGCCGGGTGGAGGACGTCCGGCGCGGGAACCTCGTGCGGGTCCTCGCGGCAATTGCGCAGGCACGGACGGATCCACAGCGCTACCCTACGCGCGCCGAGCTGGCCTCCCTGACGGGCTTGACCAAGGCCTCAGTGTCCAGCCTGGTCGCGGAGCTCGCGGACTCCGGCCTGGTCATGGAGTCCGGCGCCACGCGCGACGGTGAACGCGGCCGGCCCGGGGTAGGCCTTCAGCTGAGCACCCGCCGCGGCGTGGTGGGCATGGAAATCAACGTGGACTACATCTCGGCAGGCCTTCTGGACCTCGGCGGTGCGCTGCGTGCTTCCAGGACGCTGGAGTGCGGAAACCGCGGCCAGTCGCCTGAATCCGTTATGGCCCTGTTGTCCGGGCTCGTGAACGGCGTCGTTGCCGAGGCGGCAGCCGCCGGGATCGAAATCCTGGGCGGCGGACTGGCGGTGCCCGGCCTCGTGGATACGGCCTCCGGAACTGTTTCCAGCGCCCCCAACCTGCAGTGGCACAGTGTTGCCCTTGAACTGGGCGGGCTGCTGCCGGGCGCACCGCTGGGCACTGTTCTGTATAACGAGGCTAACTGCGCCGCCCTGGCCGAGCTCTGGTACGGGCACGGACTGGATTTCCGCGACTACCTGTTTGTTTCCGGTGAGGTGGGTGTCGGTGGCGGCCTGGTCATCGGCTCCCGGCTCTTCGCCGGACCCCACGGACAGGCGGGGGAGGTAGGCCACGTTGTGGTTGACCCCTCGGGTCCGGACTGCTCGTGCGGCGGCCGCGGCTGCCTGGAAACGTTCGCCGGCCAGGAGGCCATCTTTGCCGAGGCCGGCATTCCGGCAGGCACTGCCTCCGTGCGGCTGGGGCAACTCGTGGAACAACTTGACGCCGGCAATGCAGCCGCCACATCTGCCGTGGCCCGCGCGGGCCGCTACCTTGGCATCGCCGCAGCATCCACGGCACGGCTGATGAACCTCTCCGCCGTTGTCCTCGGCGGCCACTTCACCCGGATGGGGCCGTGGCTTGCACCGGCCGTGATAGAAAGCCTCGCCAACCATGCGCCCGGCGTCGTCAGTCCCGCCAGGGTGGCGGTTTCGGAGCTTGGCCAGTCGGCTGCCCTCCTGGGCGCGGCAGGGAGCGCCCTGCGTTCCGTCCTTGCCGCTCCCTCCGCGCTGACGCCCGCCGGTTAG
- the xylA gene encoding xylose isomerase, with protein sequence MTLQPTPADRFTFGLWTVGWTGADPFGVATRPALDPVEAVHKLSELGAYGITFHDNDLVPFDATASERELILKNFKAALAETGLKTPMVTTNLFSHPVFKDGGFTSNDRSVRRFALSKVLQNIDLAAELGAETFVMWGGREGSEYDGSKDLSAALDRMKEGVDTAAAYIKDKGYGLRIALEPKPNEPRGDIFLPTVGHGLAFIAQLEHGDIVGLNPETGHEQMAGLNFTHGIAQALWAGKLFHIDLNGQRGIKYDQDLVFGHGDLTSAFFTVDLLENGFPNGGPKYDGPRHFDYKPSRTDGYDGVWESAKSNMSMYLLLKERALAFRADPDVQEALKTSGVFELGEPTLAAGETTADLLADASAFAEFDADAAAQRSFAFVRLNQLAIEHLLGAR encoded by the coding sequence ATGACTCTTCAGCCCACCCCAGCAGACCGCTTCACCTTCGGCCTTTGGACCGTCGGCTGGACCGGGGCGGATCCTTTCGGGGTCGCCACCCGCCCTGCCCTGGACCCCGTCGAGGCCGTCCACAAGCTCAGCGAACTGGGCGCTTACGGCATCACCTTCCATGACAATGACCTGGTCCCGTTCGACGCAACGGCTTCCGAGCGCGAGCTGATCCTGAAGAACTTCAAGGCCGCCCTCGCCGAGACGGGCCTCAAGACCCCCATGGTCACCACCAACCTGTTCAGCCATCCTGTCTTCAAGGACGGCGGCTTTACCTCCAATGACCGGTCCGTCCGCCGGTTCGCGCTCAGCAAGGTCCTTCAGAACATCGACCTTGCAGCCGAGCTGGGTGCGGAGACCTTCGTCATGTGGGGCGGGCGCGAAGGCAGCGAGTATGACGGTTCCAAGGACCTCTCTGCCGCGCTGGACCGGATGAAGGAAGGCGTGGACACGGCCGCGGCTTACATCAAGGACAAGGGGTACGGCCTTCGGATCGCCCTGGAACCGAAGCCCAACGAGCCCCGCGGCGACATCTTCCTGCCCACCGTCGGCCACGGACTGGCCTTCATCGCGCAGCTGGAACACGGCGACATCGTGGGCCTCAACCCGGAAACCGGGCACGAGCAGATGGCCGGACTGAACTTCACCCATGGCATCGCCCAGGCGCTGTGGGCCGGCAAGCTCTTCCACATCGACCTCAACGGCCAGCGCGGCATCAAGTACGACCAGGACCTCGTGTTCGGGCACGGCGACCTCACCAGCGCATTCTTCACCGTGGACCTGCTCGAAAACGGCTTCCCCAACGGCGGTCCGAAGTATGACGGCCCGCGTCACTTCGACTACAAGCCCTCACGCACCGACGGATACGACGGCGTCTGGGAATCCGCGAAATCCAACATGTCCATGTACCTCCTCCTGAAGGAGCGCGCCCTGGCCTTCCGCGCCGACCCCGATGTCCAGGAAGCCCTGAAGACCTCCGGTGTCTTCGAACTCGGCGAGCCCACCCTTGCCGCCGGAGAGACCACGGCGGATTTGCTGGCTGACGCTTCCGCGTTCGCGGAGTTCGACGCCGATGCCGCCGCCCAGCGGTCATTCGCCTTCGTCCGCCTCAACCAGCTGGCCATCGAGCACCTGCTCGGCGCCCGCTAG
- the xylB gene encoding xylulokinase translates to MPLVAGIDSSTQSCKVVIRDAHTGTLIRQGRAAHPDGSEIHPDQWWAALQEAIAQAGGLDDVAAVSVGGQQHGMVCLDASGAVVRPALLWNDTRSAEDAEQLIAEAGDGDAEAGAAFWAEATGTVPVASLTITKLRWLARHEPDSARRVAAVCLPHDWLSWRLAGHGPGSGPASLQQLRTDRSDASGTGYFSTASGTYLPELLEKILGHVPVLPAVAGSLEAAGTTPAGAIIGPGAGDNAAAALGVDARPGDVVVSLGTSGTVFAVSKTPSADATGLVAGFADATGNFLPLACTLNATRIFDSTAALLGVTLAGLNELALAAPAGSGGLTLVPYFEGERTPNLPHATGSLHGATLASYTRANLARAAVEGVVCSLADGLAALQAQGVTAARIILVGGGAQSAAVQQIAASVFDLPVVVPEPGEYVADGAARQAAAVLTGRWPEWDSSGTEVPGTGSGSPDVLEQYRRYASTYVNG, encoded by the coding sequence ATGCCGTTGGTAGCAGGAATCGACAGTTCCACGCAGTCATGCAAAGTGGTGATCCGGGATGCGCACACCGGCACGCTGATCCGCCAGGGCCGCGCCGCCCACCCCGACGGCAGCGAGATCCACCCCGACCAATGGTGGGCAGCCCTCCAGGAGGCCATCGCACAGGCTGGCGGCCTGGACGATGTAGCCGCCGTCTCAGTCGGCGGCCAGCAGCACGGCATGGTGTGCCTGGATGCCTCCGGTGCGGTGGTGCGCCCCGCGCTGCTCTGGAACGACACGCGCTCCGCGGAGGATGCGGAACAGCTCATCGCAGAGGCGGGCGACGGCGACGCCGAAGCCGGAGCCGCTTTCTGGGCGGAGGCGACGGGTACAGTTCCGGTGGCGTCCCTCACCATCACCAAACTTCGCTGGCTGGCCCGCCATGAACCGGACAGCGCGCGCCGCGTGGCGGCCGTCTGCCTGCCGCACGATTGGCTCAGCTGGCGGCTCGCCGGCCACGGCCCGGGCTCCGGTCCCGCGTCGCTGCAACAGCTTCGCACGGACAGGTCGGACGCCTCCGGAACCGGATACTTCTCCACGGCCTCGGGGACCTACCTCCCGGAACTCCTCGAAAAAATACTGGGCCACGTTCCGGTTCTCCCTGCCGTCGCCGGTTCGCTGGAGGCCGCGGGCACAACGCCGGCGGGTGCAATCATCGGCCCCGGCGCCGGCGACAACGCGGCTGCGGCCCTTGGCGTCGACGCCCGTCCGGGCGACGTGGTGGTATCGCTGGGGACATCGGGAACTGTTTTCGCCGTCTCGAAGACTCCGTCCGCCGATGCAACCGGACTCGTTGCCGGATTTGCCGACGCCACCGGCAACTTTCTCCCGCTGGCCTGCACGCTGAACGCCACCCGGATCTTCGATTCCACGGCCGCGTTGCTCGGCGTGACCCTGGCCGGGCTCAACGAACTGGCCCTCGCCGCCCCGGCAGGTTCGGGCGGCCTCACGCTCGTTCCCTATTTCGAAGGCGAGCGCACACCCAACCTGCCGCACGCCACGGGGTCCCTGCACGGCGCCACCCTGGCGAGCTACACGCGGGCCAACCTGGCCCGGGCCGCCGTCGAAGGCGTGGTCTGCTCCCTCGCGGACGGGCTGGCGGCCTTGCAGGCCCAGGGAGTCACGGCCGCGCGCATCATCCTCGTAGGAGGCGGCGCGCAGTCCGCTGCCGTGCAGCAGATTGCCGCGTCCGTCTTCGACCTTCCCGTCGTGGTGCCCGAGCCAGGTGAATACGTGGCGGACGGTGCCGCCCGGCAGGCGGCGGCCGTCCTCACGGGCCGGTGGCCGGAGTGGGACTCGTCCGGCACCGAAGTTCCAGGGACCGGCAGTGGCTCGCCGGACGTCCTCGAGCAATACCGGCGGTATGCCAGCACCTACGTCAACGGCTGA
- a CDS encoding aldose 1-epimerase family protein gives MTRTEHEISFGPYTAVATTRGGALRELRHEGRDLVVGFAADGEIPDYRGVICAPWPNRLAGGRYSFEGKDYQAVVNEEQRGTALHGLVFGAVWELLEHTASSVRLGTRIEPGDGYPGRLDVSVDYELRADGLHSTVRARNVGVEAAPYGACPHPYLIAGPAPLDEWSVQIPATEFMEVSADRLLPEGMAGVEGHAFDFRTEKVLGSVQIDHAFTGLIPNADGLAAVRVHDPSGTGVELEWDATWPWLQIHTADKPSGPTRLGLAVEPMTCPPDAFNSGTDVLRLAPGESHEASWTIRALSR, from the coding sequence ATGACCCGCACCGAACATGAGATCAGTTTCGGCCCCTACACGGCTGTCGCCACGACGCGTGGAGGAGCCCTCCGTGAGCTGCGGCATGAGGGCCGCGACCTGGTGGTCGGCTTCGCTGCCGACGGCGAAATTCCGGACTACCGCGGCGTCATTTGTGCACCGTGGCCGAACCGCCTGGCTGGCGGCCGGTACAGCTTCGAGGGCAAGGACTATCAGGCAGTGGTCAACGAGGAGCAGCGCGGGACTGCCCTGCACGGGCTGGTGTTCGGGGCGGTATGGGAACTGCTTGAACACACTGCGTCTTCTGTCCGGCTTGGAACCCGCATCGAGCCGGGCGACGGCTATCCGGGGCGCCTTGACGTGTCCGTTGACTACGAGCTGCGGGCAGACGGGCTGCACAGCACGGTGCGCGCCCGGAACGTTGGCGTTGAAGCAGCCCCTTACGGCGCGTGCCCGCACCCGTACCTGATCGCAGGTCCGGCCCCGCTGGATGAGTGGAGCGTGCAGATCCCGGCTACGGAATTCATGGAGGTCTCCGCCGACCGGCTGCTCCCGGAAGGCATGGCCGGCGTGGAAGGCCATGCCTTTGATTTTCGGACGGAAAAGGTCCTCGGGTCCGTGCAAATCGACCACGCTTTCACGGGCCTGATTCCCAACGCGGACGGTCTTGCCGCGGTGCGCGTTCACGACCCCTCGGGTACCGGAGTGGAGCTGGAATGGGACGCGACGTGGCCCTGGCTGCAGATCCATACTGCGGACAAGCCGTCAGGGCCCACGCGGCTCGGGCTTGCGGTTGAACCCATGACCTGCCCGCCTGATGCCTTCAACAGCGGAACCGACGTGCTCCGGCTGGCTCCGGGGGAGTCCCACGAGGCCAGCTGGACCATCCGGGCGCTCAGTCGTTGA
- a CDS encoding DNA alkylation repair protein, translated as MANEELIAGVRAGLRAAADPLRAVGSQSYMKSDMPTLGVRVPEVRKITTGAAAQWPCRSFEELRDTVLELWRTAVFREERYAAIDLTGARPARGRLEMLPVYEEIIRTGAWWDLVDGVAHRICDLLQAHRPELDRVLRSWSSDPDMWVRRAAITAQLGAKSATDPVLLASVIEPNLADREFFIRKAIGWALREYAKTDADWVRQFVARHETGLSPLSRREALRNLPAR; from the coding sequence ATGGCCAACGAGGAACTGATCGCCGGGGTCCGCGCCGGGCTGAGGGCGGCGGCGGATCCGTTACGGGCCGTGGGAAGCCAGTCGTACATGAAATCGGACATGCCGACGCTGGGAGTCAGGGTTCCCGAGGTCCGCAAGATCACGACTGGCGCCGCCGCGCAGTGGCCCTGCCGGTCGTTCGAGGAGCTGCGCGACACTGTCCTGGAACTCTGGCGTACAGCCGTCTTCCGTGAAGAGCGTTACGCCGCCATTGACCTGACGGGTGCGAGGCCGGCCAGAGGCAGGCTGGAGATGCTTCCGGTGTACGAGGAGATCATCCGGACCGGTGCATGGTGGGATCTTGTGGACGGAGTGGCACACCGGATCTGCGATCTGCTGCAGGCACACCGTCCGGAGCTCGATCGGGTGCTCCGCTCCTGGAGCAGCGATCCTGACATGTGGGTTCGCAGGGCTGCCATCACGGCACAGCTCGGGGCAAAATCCGCCACAGATCCCGTACTGCTCGCCTCGGTCATCGAGCCCAATCTGGCCGACCGGGAGTTCTTTATCCGCAAAGCGATTGGCTGGGCCTTGCGCGAGTACGCAAAGACCGATGCCGACTGGGTCCGGCAGTTTGTGGCCCGGCACGAGACCGGGCTCAGCCCGCTCTCCCGCCGCGAGGCCCTCCGGAACCTACCGGCTAGATGA
- the mptB gene encoding polyprenol phosphomannose-dependent alpha 1,6 mannosyltransferase MptB codes for MTARVPAAGKVAAGRSPEPATAEVDNALSPLLSGFAGSMFMAIGSLGVGWLAPVSELRRLPLFIWMRTEAVGVALSIVLLAVGGMLLVRAWLRLGQRVRVWGAGARRATLQAVALWGLPMMFSVPLFSRDVYAYIGQGRLMVEGFNPYENGISALSNYFQLGADKMWTEAPVPYGQLFLWIEQLVVWSTNVQPEASIMLFRVAALVGVVLCIVYVPKLAELHGVNPHRALWLTAANPLFLTNFIASVHNDALMIGLALAGLYYCATRRVLFGLVLVTLSISVKPITIVFLPFIGLLWAGKNAGWPRKFVFWGLTAGISLAILYLMSMVNGFGFGWVNGLSAPGSIWIWYAPVGLLGLVVASISNAFGLDGWGLAKWVYDAGKLLAVGIVAWQIFRGDHDRLMRRLTLGFAAVVLLAPMIQSWYVVWLIPLFAVTGIRDDWQVKALYFIVSFFMVYAISDQLEVFPYLQTEDLGLPLALARNAAAIIALMFALYLIFLDPKTKQLFSKPDEPVTTRPVI; via the coding sequence ATGACGGCGCGTGTGCCTGCGGCGGGAAAAGTGGCTGCCGGCAGGTCACCGGAGCCGGCCACTGCGGAAGTGGACAACGCGCTCTCGCCGCTCCTCTCGGGGTTCGCCGGGTCGATGTTCATGGCGATCGGGTCGCTGGGTGTGGGCTGGCTCGCGCCTGTTTCCGAGCTTCGCCGCCTGCCGCTGTTCATCTGGATGCGCACGGAAGCGGTAGGGGTGGCGCTCTCCATCGTGCTGCTGGCCGTCGGCGGCATGCTCCTGGTGCGCGCCTGGCTTCGCCTTGGGCAGCGGGTCCGGGTCTGGGGTGCAGGCGCCCGTAGGGCCACGCTGCAGGCTGTGGCACTGTGGGGGCTGCCCATGATGTTTTCCGTGCCGCTCTTCAGCAGGGACGTGTACGCCTACATCGGGCAGGGCCGCCTGATGGTGGAAGGCTTCAACCCTTACGAAAACGGGATCTCGGCGCTGTCAAACTACTTCCAGCTCGGTGCCGACAAGATGTGGACCGAAGCGCCCGTTCCCTACGGCCAGCTGTTTCTCTGGATCGAACAGCTGGTGGTGTGGTCCACCAACGTGCAGCCTGAGGCCAGCATTATGCTGTTCCGCGTCGCCGCCCTGGTCGGCGTGGTTCTGTGCATCGTGTATGTCCCCAAGCTGGCAGAGCTGCACGGCGTCAATCCGCACCGCGCGCTGTGGCTGACGGCAGCCAACCCGCTGTTCCTCACCAACTTCATCGCCAGTGTCCACAACGATGCGCTCATGATCGGACTGGCGCTGGCCGGGCTCTACTACTGCGCCACCCGGCGCGTTCTTTTCGGCCTGGTCCTCGTGACGCTATCCATTTCCGTCAAGCCGATCACCATCGTCTTCCTGCCGTTCATCGGACTCCTGTGGGCCGGCAAGAACGCCGGCTGGCCGCGGAAGTTCGTCTTCTGGGGGCTCACTGCCGGTATCAGCCTGGCCATCCTGTACCTGATGAGCATGGTGAACGGCTTTGGCTTCGGCTGGGTGAACGGACTCTCCGCCCCCGGCAGCATATGGATCTGGTACGCGCCGGTGGGCCTGCTGGGACTTGTGGTGGCCTCCATCTCCAACGCCTTCGGCCTGGACGGCTGGGGCCTGGCCAAATGGGTTTACGACGCCGGCAAGCTGCTCGCCGTCGGAATTGTCGCCTGGCAGATCTTCCGCGGCGACCACGACCGCCTGATGCGCCGGCTCACTTTGGGGTTCGCGGCAGTGGTCCTGCTGGCGCCCATGATCCAGTCCTGGTATGTCGTGTGGCTTATCCCGCTGTTCGCCGTGACGGGCATCCGGGATGACTGGCAGGTGAAGGCCCTCTACTTCATCGTGTCTTTCTTTATGGTCTACGCCATCTCCGACCAGCTGGAAGTCTTCCCGTACCTGCAGACGGAGGACCTGGGGCTGCCCCTGGCCTTGGCGCGCAACGCGGCGGCCATCATCGCGCTGATGTTCGCGCTGTACCTGATCTTCCTCGATCCCAAGACCAAGCAGCTGTTCAGCAAACCCGACGAACCGGTAACCACCCGCCCGGTCATCTAG